The proteins below are encoded in one region of Antennarius striatus isolate MH-2024 chromosome 7, ASM4005453v1, whole genome shotgun sequence:
- the podn gene encoding podocan isoform X1: MASLKPSVLQTLIVLLLALVLVCCKASLETEQEDEEEINVTTMGKKPDLTECPQECSCTAEGAVDCAGVDLTEFPAELSDETRQLSLQNNKIETITVDHISHLHQLQTLNLQNNWLTTDGLEDEGFEMLEQLAYLYLANNKLTSAPRVLPPSLVSADFAANQLTNIYPYTFGQKPNLKSVYLHNNKLTDASLPYHMFNGSDNLEILTMSSNFLQIVPGHLPSTLYRLHLKSNKLEQIPPGAFDNLPNLRELYLQNNHLSNEGMDNETFSQLNSLECLDLSNNNLSVVPKGLPRNLVLLHLEKNSIRSIPGDTLSSVRNLEYLLLHNNKLRSRSIHPAAFQGLKKLHTLHLYNNLLERVPRSLPRRAKTLMILHNLISEIGRNDLALLYTLTELNLSYNKLTSPKVHHEAFRKLRMLETLDLSGNSLHSLPVGLPRSLRVLEIKNNQLNSIPDGALSAMKNLQKIILSNNQLKLNSIYQGAWMELSALTTLDLSGNQLSHIPSDLPESLEYLYLQSNRISTVPASAFEGTPNIKGIYLRFNRLSVQSVDESSFAHLSNLQVLDIGTGNPHGNAPLPGQGLDGDKMTEEET; the protein is encoded by the exons ATGGCCTCTCTCAAGCCTTCCGTCCTGCAGACTTTGATTGTACTGCTCTTGGCCTTGGTGTTGGTGTGTTGCAAGGCCTCTCTTGAAACAGAgcaagaggatgaggaggagataaaTGTCACAACAATGGGGAAGAAACCTGACCTTACTGAATGTCCGCAAGAGTGCAGCTGCACAGCGGAGGGGGCGGTGGACTGTGCTGGAGTTGACCTCACAGAGTTTCCTGCTGAGCTGTCTGACGAAACCCGCCAGCTCTCTCTACAG AACAACAAAATTGAGACAATAACAGTGGATCATATTTCTCATCTGCATCAGCTTCAAACTCTGAATCTGCAGAACAACTGGCTCACCACAGATG GCCTTGAAGATGAAGGTTTTGAGATGCTTGAACAGCTGGCGTATTTATACTTGGCAAATAACAAA CTCACCTCTGCACCAAGGGTCTTACCACCCTCATTGGTCAGTGCTGATTTTGCTGCTAATCAGCTTACAAATATCTACCCATATACGTTTGGCCAGAAACCAAATCTAAA GTCTGTGTATCTCCATAACAACAAGCTGACTGATGCAAGCCTTCCTTATCATATGTTTAATGGCTCTGACAACCTGGAGATCCTCACGATGTCCAGCAACTTCCTGCAGATTGTCCCAGGCCACCTGCCGTCCACCCTTTACCGACTACATCTGAAG AGTAACAAGTTAGAGCAAATTCCACCGGGGGCTTTTGACAACTTGCCAAACCTCAGAGAGCTGTATCTCCAGAATAACCACCTCAGCAATGAGGGCATGGATAACGAGACTTTCAG CCAGCTTAACAGCCTGGAGTGTTTGGACTTATCCAATAACAACCTGAGTGTTGTCCCAAAGGGCTTGCCTCGCAATCTGGTGCTGTTACATCTGGAAAAGAACTCTATTCGTAGTATCCCGGGAGACACTCTTAGTTCTGTCAGAAACCTTGAGTATCTCCTCCTTCATAATAACAAGCTTCGATCACGATCCATTCACCCGGCTGCATTCCAG GGCCTTAAGAAGCTGCACACTCTCCACTTGTACAACAACTTGCTTGAACGGGTTCCCAGGAGCTTGCCTCGGCGAGCCAAGACCCTGATGATACTACACAACTTGATTTCCGAAATTGGCCGCAATGACCTTGCCTTACTGTACACTCTGACTGAGCTCAACCTCAGCTACAACAAACTGACCAGCCCCAAGGTCCACCACGAGGCCTTCAGGAAGCTGCGCATGCTTGAAACCTTAGATCTCTCTGGGAATAGCCTACACTCATTGCCTGTTGGTCTTCCTCGCAGTTTGCGTGTGCTTGAAATCAAGAACAACCAGCTAAATTCTATTCCAGACGGCGCGTTGTCAGCAATGAAGAACTTACAAAAGATCATCTTGAGCAACAACCAGCTCAAACTGAATTCTATTTACCAAGGAGCCTGGATGGAGCTCAGTGCTCTCACA ACTCTAGACCTGTCTGGCAACCAGCTCTCACACATCCCGTCTGACCTGCCTGAGTCTTTGGAATACCTTTACCTGCAAAGTAACCGCATATCTACTGTACCTGCCTCAGCTTTTGAAGGTACACCAAACATCAAGGGCATCTACCTTCG ATTTAACCGCCTGTCTGTTCAATCTGTGGACGAGAGCTCCTTTGCGCACCTGTCCAACTTACAAGTGCTGGACATCGGCACAGGAAACCCTCATGGGAATGCTCCTCTTCCAGGACAGGGGCTGGATGGTGACAAAATGACGGAGGAGGAAACATAA
- the scp2b gene encoding sterol carrier protein 2b isoform X2, with amino-acid sequence MRDRQTPRIRAIDTSASDGLEGFKAHAVFQEISKKLQEEGEQFVKKIGGVFAFKVKDGPNGQEATWVVDVKNGKGCVHNDAAKKADCTISMSDTDLLAMMTGKMNPQTTCQVCHTLLEPWTHTSSIQLSPTYSVDF; translated from the exons ATgcgtgacagacagacaccgcG GATTCGAGCCATTGACACCAGTGCAAGCGATGGACTGGAGGGCTTTAAGGCACATGCTGTCTTTCAGGAGATTAGCAAGAAGCTCCAGGAG GAAGGGGAGCAGTTTGTGAAAAAGATTGGGGGAGTATTTGCCTTCAAAGTAAAGGATGGCCCAAATGGACAGGAGGCAACATGGGTTGTGGATGTGAAGAATGGCAAAGGCTGCGTTCACAATGATGCAG CTAAAAAAGCAGATTGCACCATTTCCATGTCGGACACAGACTTATTAGCCATGATGACGGGAAAGATGAATCCACAGACT ACCTGTCAGGTGTGTCATACGCTGTTGGAACCCTGGACACACACAAGTTCAATTCAGCTCAGTCCTACATACAGTGTTGATTTTTGA
- the podn gene encoding podocan isoform X2 yields the protein MASLKPSVLQTLIVLLLALVLVCCKASLETEQEDEEEINVTTMGKKPDLTECPQECSCTAEGAVDCAGVDLTEFPAELSDETRQLSLQNNKIETITVDHISHLHQLQTLNLQNNWLTTDGLEDEGFEMLEQLAYLYLANNKLTSAPRVLPPSLVSADFAANQLTNIYPYTFGQKPNLKSVYLHNNKLTDASLPYHMFNGSDNLEILTMSSNFLQIVPGHLPSTLYRLHLKSNKLEQIPPGAFDNLPNLRELYLQNNHLSNEGMDNETFSQLNSLECLDLSNNNLSVVPKGLPRNLVLLHLEKNSIRSIPGDTLSSVRNLEYLLLHNNKLRSRSIHPAAFQGLKKLHTLHLYNNLLERVPRSLPRRAKTLMILHNLISEIGRNDLALLYTLTELNLSYNKLTSPKVHHEAFRKLRMLETLDLSGNSLHSLPVGLPRSLRVLEIKNNQLNSIPDGALSAMKNLQKIILSNNQLKLNSIYQGAWMELSALTTLDLSGNQLSHIPSDLPESLEYLYLQSNRISTVPASAFEGTPNIKGIYLR from the exons ATGGCCTCTCTCAAGCCTTCCGTCCTGCAGACTTTGATTGTACTGCTCTTGGCCTTGGTGTTGGTGTGTTGCAAGGCCTCTCTTGAAACAGAgcaagaggatgaggaggagataaaTGTCACAACAATGGGGAAGAAACCTGACCTTACTGAATGTCCGCAAGAGTGCAGCTGCACAGCGGAGGGGGCGGTGGACTGTGCTGGAGTTGACCTCACAGAGTTTCCTGCTGAGCTGTCTGACGAAACCCGCCAGCTCTCTCTACAG AACAACAAAATTGAGACAATAACAGTGGATCATATTTCTCATCTGCATCAGCTTCAAACTCTGAATCTGCAGAACAACTGGCTCACCACAGATG GCCTTGAAGATGAAGGTTTTGAGATGCTTGAACAGCTGGCGTATTTATACTTGGCAAATAACAAA CTCACCTCTGCACCAAGGGTCTTACCACCCTCATTGGTCAGTGCTGATTTTGCTGCTAATCAGCTTACAAATATCTACCCATATACGTTTGGCCAGAAACCAAATCTAAA GTCTGTGTATCTCCATAACAACAAGCTGACTGATGCAAGCCTTCCTTATCATATGTTTAATGGCTCTGACAACCTGGAGATCCTCACGATGTCCAGCAACTTCCTGCAGATTGTCCCAGGCCACCTGCCGTCCACCCTTTACCGACTACATCTGAAG AGTAACAAGTTAGAGCAAATTCCACCGGGGGCTTTTGACAACTTGCCAAACCTCAGAGAGCTGTATCTCCAGAATAACCACCTCAGCAATGAGGGCATGGATAACGAGACTTTCAG CCAGCTTAACAGCCTGGAGTGTTTGGACTTATCCAATAACAACCTGAGTGTTGTCCCAAAGGGCTTGCCTCGCAATCTGGTGCTGTTACATCTGGAAAAGAACTCTATTCGTAGTATCCCGGGAGACACTCTTAGTTCTGTCAGAAACCTTGAGTATCTCCTCCTTCATAATAACAAGCTTCGATCACGATCCATTCACCCGGCTGCATTCCAG GGCCTTAAGAAGCTGCACACTCTCCACTTGTACAACAACTTGCTTGAACGGGTTCCCAGGAGCTTGCCTCGGCGAGCCAAGACCCTGATGATACTACACAACTTGATTTCCGAAATTGGCCGCAATGACCTTGCCTTACTGTACACTCTGACTGAGCTCAACCTCAGCTACAACAAACTGACCAGCCCCAAGGTCCACCACGAGGCCTTCAGGAAGCTGCGCATGCTTGAAACCTTAGATCTCTCTGGGAATAGCCTACACTCATTGCCTGTTGGTCTTCCTCGCAGTTTGCGTGTGCTTGAAATCAAGAACAACCAGCTAAATTCTATTCCAGACGGCGCGTTGTCAGCAATGAAGAACTTACAAAAGATCATCTTGAGCAACAACCAGCTCAAACTGAATTCTATTTACCAAGGAGCCTGGATGGAGCTCAGTGCTCTCACA ACTCTAGACCTGTCTGGCAACCAGCTCTCACACATCCCGTCTGACCTGCCTGAGTCTTTGGAATACCTTTACCTGCAAAGTAACCGCATATCTACTGTACCTGCCTCAGCTTTTGAAGGTACACCAAACATCAAGGGCATCTACCTTCG
- the scp2b gene encoding sterol carrier protein 2b isoform X3 → MTSKRRKYHEITEGEQFVKKIGGVFAFKVKDGPNGQEATWVVDVKNGKGCVHNDAAKKADCTISMSDTDLLAMMTGKMNPQTAFFQGKLKITGNMGLAMKLQSLQLQPGKAKL, encoded by the exons ATGACTTCCAAACGGAGAAAATATCATGAAATAACT GAAGGGGAGCAGTTTGTGAAAAAGATTGGGGGAGTATTTGCCTTCAAAGTAAAGGATGGCCCAAATGGACAGGAGGCAACATGGGTTGTGGATGTGAAGAATGGCAAAGGCTGCGTTCACAATGATGCAG CTAAAAAAGCAGATTGCACCATTTCCATGTCGGACACAGACTTATTAGCCATGATGACGGGAAAGATGAATCCACAGACT GCTTTTTTCCAGGGCAAGTTGAAGATCACAGGGAACATGGGACTGGCCATGAAGCTTCAAAGCTTGCAGCTGCAGCCGGGAAAAGCCAAGCTGTAG
- the scp2b gene encoding sterol carrier protein 2b isoform X1 yields the protein MRDRQTPRIRAIDTSASDGLEGFKAHAVFQEISKKLQEEGEQFVKKIGGVFAFKVKDGPNGQEATWVVDVKNGKGCVHNDAAKKADCTISMSDTDLLAMMTGKMNPQTAFFQGKLKITGNMGLAMKLQSLQLQPGKAKL from the exons ATgcgtgacagacagacaccgcG GATTCGAGCCATTGACACCAGTGCAAGCGATGGACTGGAGGGCTTTAAGGCACATGCTGTCTTTCAGGAGATTAGCAAGAAGCTCCAGGAG GAAGGGGAGCAGTTTGTGAAAAAGATTGGGGGAGTATTTGCCTTCAAAGTAAAGGATGGCCCAAATGGACAGGAGGCAACATGGGTTGTGGATGTGAAGAATGGCAAAGGCTGCGTTCACAATGATGCAG CTAAAAAAGCAGATTGCACCATTTCCATGTCGGACACAGACTTATTAGCCATGATGACGGGAAAGATGAATCCACAGACT GCTTTTTTCCAGGGCAAGTTGAAGATCACAGGGAACATGGGACTGGCCATGAAGCTTCAAAGCTTGCAGCTGCAGCCGGGAAAAGCCAAGCTGTAG